The DNA window GATTCACCTCGCTTCGACTAACGTTCCCTACACGTCTGAATCTAAAGAAGCGGTAGCTTCGATTCCCGAAATAGTTGAAGAGTTGAGGCTCGCTTTGCAGGAGGCTGGAAGAAAGCTGAGGGAATATCTCGAGAGAAAATCGAGAATAGAGAAGAAGAAAAAGAAGGAAAACGAGCTATTTAAGATAATTCCCCTACTTGCCGAAAAAGTGAGCGAGGTTCTTGAGAGGGAAGTGCCGGACTACGAGAAGGTCGTGGCGAGGATAATGGGTAGTGTTTACATTTCGAGGGTCGTGTTTTCAGAAAACGGAAGAAACTTTGCCGTGCTGAGAATAGCGAACTACTCCAAGTATAAAAAGAAGTTCAAAGTTTACGAGATGAGCAGCGGAGACATAGAGGCTGAGAAAAAAGTTGGAAATTCCGCCATCTTTGAAGTTGAACTTATGCCGGAGGAGGAAGTGGAGATAAAGTACGAATTTACCGGCAAGCTGATAAACAAGAAACCTCTCGTGGAGGGGTTGAGTGAAGACGAAATCATAGGGGGAGAGGTGGTAAGTTTTTGAAGTACGAGAGGGAAGCTTTGGCTAGTTTGCTTAAAATTCTTGAAAGAATTTACGATCAGATGAGCAGAGGAGAGGTGCCGGAAATAGACATAGCGACGAGGACGAAGTACAACATAGAGTTCGATGAAAATAGCGAAGTTTGGGTTTACGGAGATAGAACTTCTACGAGAAGTGCCAAAACTGTAAGAGGAGCTTACATGCTTTTAAGAATGGCTTACGTCATCGGCTTTTTAAAGGAACAGCTGAAAGCGAACAAGTCCTCCACGTTGAGAGAACTCTACTACATTTCCGAGAACTGGGGGTTGGCAAAATTTGACGAGCAAGCTGAGAGCGATAGGCTGATAGAGGATCTCGAAATTTTAACGAGCTTTCAGAGGGAGCATTTCAGAATTCGTCCGGAAGAGGATGGGGCTACTGTTATAGGTCCGCTGAGGATCAGAGAAAACACGAGGAGAGGCGTGAGGGAGATACACTGCCAAGAAGATGTTGGTGAGGGAGGTTATCAGATTCCGGTTAACGTGGACAATATAGAGTTCGTCGACCACGACGCCGATTTCGTCATTGCCGTTGAAACCGGTGGTATGAGGGATAGACTTGTAGAGAACGGATTTGACGAGAAGTTTAGAGCCATAATAGTTCACTTAAAAGGGCAGCCAGCGAGAAGTACGAGGAGGTTGTTGAAGAGGTTAAATGCTGAGCTGAACCTTCCGGTGGTCGTTTTCACGGATGGAGATCCTTGGAGTTACAGAATTTACGCAAGCGTGGCTTACGGAAGCATAAAAGCGGCACATCTGAGCGAGTATCTTGCTACTCCTTCCGCGAAATTCGTCGGAATAAGACCGTCCGACATCGTCAAGTACGATCTCCCCTCTGACAAGCTTACAGATAAGGACATTCAGGCTTTAAAAGCGATTCTAACGGATCCGAGGTTCGATACCGAATTCTGGAAGAATGAGATAAACCTTCAGCTTGAGCTCGGGAAGAAATCTGAGCAGCAGGCTCTGGCTAAGTACGGGCTCGATTACGTCACTGACGTGTATCTCCCGGAAAGGCTGACTGAGCTGGGTGTGCTTAAATGAAAGTCGAAGATCGCTGCGTCGGCTGTGCTTACTGCATGCTGGTATGCAAGTTTGAAGCGATAGAAGTGCTTGGAAGAGCAGAGATAGACGAAGAG is part of the Ferroglobus placidus DSM 10642 genome and encodes:
- a CDS encoding DNA topoisomerase IV subunit A codes for the protein MKYEREALASLLKILERIYDQMSRGEVPEIDIATRTKYNIEFDENSEVWVYGDRTSTRSAKTVRGAYMLLRMAYVIGFLKEQLKANKSSTLRELYYISENWGLAKFDEQAESDRLIEDLEILTSFQREHFRIRPEEDGATVIGPLRIRENTRRGVREIHCQEDVGEGGYQIPVNVDNIEFVDHDADFVIAVETGGMRDRLVENGFDEKFRAIIVHLKGQPARSTRRLLKRLNAELNLPVVVFTDGDPWSYRIYASVAYGSIKAAHLSEYLATPSAKFVGIRPSDIVKYDLPSDKLTDKDIQALKAILTDPRFDTEFWKNEINLQLELGKKSEQQALAKYGLDYVTDVYLPERLTELGVLK
- a CDS encoding DUF362 domain-containing protein — encoded protein: MKVEDRCVGCAYCMLVCKFEAIEVLGRAEIDEEKCVKCLKCVIYCPVKAVKG